From the genome of Rhodobacteraceae bacterium Araon29, one region includes:
- a CDS encoding YjbE family putative metal transport protein (Members of this highly hydrophobic protein family,regularly are found preceded by the yybP-ykoY manganese riboswitch (see RF00080). A metal cation transport function is proposed.), translating to MIAEAGDIFSIIVADIVLSGDNALIIGMAAASLPPEMRKKAIFYGMVVAALLRIVFAVIATKLLGIPGLLFVGALLLFWVCWRLFGEIREANRQSDGESSAVEAGETAELDSTGSPRKTMRRAMIYIMVADVSMSIDNVLAVAAIADGNTNMLIFGLALAIALMAFAATLIMKLLARFPIISWLGLAVLVYVAAEMFHRGLTDPEIGVLAFIQAVAPG from the coding sequence ATGATTGCTGAAGCCGGTGATATTTTCTCAATCATTGTCGCAGACATAGTTTTGTCCGGCGACAACGCCCTGATTATTGGCATGGCAGCCGCCTCTTTACCGCCAGAAATGCGTAAAAAGGCGATATTTTATGGCATGGTGGTCGCGGCCTTGCTGCGCATTGTCTTTGCCGTTATCGCGACCAAGCTTCTTGGCATACCGGGCTTGCTCTTCGTCGGAGCCTTACTCCTGTTCTGGGTCTGTTGGCGGCTTTTTGGCGAAATTCGCGAAGCCAACCGACAATCCGATGGCGAAAGCAGTGCAGTCGAAGCAGGAGAAACCGCCGAACTGGATTCTACGGGATCGCCGCGCAAAACCATGCGGCGCGCGATGATCTATATCATGGTGGCTGATGTTTCAATGTCGATTGACAACGTGCTTGCAGTGGCCGCTATTGCTGATGGTAATACCAATATGCTGATCTTTGGCCTTGCCTTGGCCATTGCTCTTATGGCCTTTGCTGCCACTTTAATCATGAAGCTACTGGCAAGGTTCCCGATCATTTCTTGGCTCGGGCTTGCTGTTTTAGTATATGTTGCGGCGGAAATGTTCCACCGCGGCCTCACCGATCCTGAAATTGGAGTTCTCGCGTTTATACAAGCCGTAGCGCCAGGATAA
- a CDS encoding C4-dicarboxylate ABC transporter substrate-binding protein encodes MFDLKKLKTSATALGVAAAMMASTATAETVIRIQSVLSNSSDEVKMLGSFADDVAALTGGSLKIEILPAGAVVGPRDIMDAVDAGLVEGGFAWTHYWGGKHPAANLFGAPIAGAGVGMDALAFLSWFQYGGGKELYDQLWDEMGVNVKGFMLQPVGPEALGWFPEPINSMDDFRKLRFRAPPGMVGAAYNEIGVAAVAMGGGDILPALEKGTIDAAEWCCPKPDSVFGFQKVLKHYYLQGLHQVVVNADLYINGDVYDGLSAMEQKAIEVAANASLSKSMSYRILENGKSLKDLTENHGVILEDTPADYFTEYMAAAKKLLEAAAADNEFFAEVWQSQKDFADIAVPFWAGAQASNAGLGKAHADTLK; translated from the coding sequence ATGTTTGACCTAAAAAAACTGAAAACCAGCGCAACTGCGCTAGGTGTCGCCGCCGCGATGATGGCGTCTACCGCAACGGCTGAAACCGTAATTCGTATTCAGTCAGTTCTGAGCAATTCATCAGATGAAGTTAAAATGCTGGGGAGCTTTGCGGACGATGTTGCGGCCTTGACAGGCGGCTCTTTGAAAATTGAAATTCTGCCCGCAGGTGCTGTTGTTGGCCCACGCGATATCATGGACGCGGTTGACGCCGGCCTTGTAGAAGGCGGTTTCGCTTGGACACACTATTGGGGTGGTAAGCACCCAGCTGCCAACCTCTTTGGCGCACCGATTGCGGGCGCTGGCGTTGGTATGGATGCTCTCGCATTCCTATCATGGTTCCAATACGGCGGTGGTAAAGAGCTTTACGACCAGCTTTGGGACGAAATGGGCGTTAATGTAAAAGGCTTTATGCTGCAGCCCGTTGGACCAGAAGCATTGGGTTGGTTCCCAGAGCCAATTAACTCTATGGATGACTTCCGGAAACTGCGCTTCCGCGCCCCTCCAGGCATGGTTGGTGCAGCGTATAACGAAATCGGTGTTGCGGCTGTTGCCATGGGCGGCGGGGATATCCTTCCTGCGCTTGAAAAAGGCACAATCGACGCGGCTGAGTGGTGCTGCCCGAAGCCAGACTCAGTTTTTGGCTTCCAAAAAGTTCTTAAGCACTACTACCTGCAAGGTTTGCACCAGGTTGTTGTAAACGCTGACCTTTACATCAACGGTGATGTATACGACGGCCTGTCAGCGATGGAACAGAAAGCCATAGAAGTTGCTGCAAACGCGTCTTTGTCTAAATCAATGTCTTACCGTATCCTGGAAAACGGTAAATCACTGAAGGATTTGACAGAAAACCACGGCGTTATTCTAGAAGATACTCCTGCAGACTACTTCACAGAATACATGGCTGCTGCGAAAAAGCTTCTTGAAGCTGCCGCCGCAGACAATGAATTCTTCGCAGAAGTATGGCAGTCACAAAAAGATTTTGCTGACATCGCCGTTCCATTCTGGGCAGGTGCACAAGCGTCTAACGCTGGTTTGGGTAAAGCCCACGCGGACACTTTGAAGTAA
- a CDS encoding TRAP transporter large permease subunit, translated as MADEVIPDDLEIADELIAERRKEKPGETPEDMTPWQRPITGWIDLINDWAGKILCLLMVPLIGVVVIEVFSRNAFGIMASNGWDDTARALGLGPTQFAYDISRMISGVLFMGAAGYGLMRGVHIRADFLYRNWSNKTQATVDAMLYMAFFIPSMLFFTIIAAQYWEVAYRTGETAFDSPWEPLLWPARLAMPVGGLLLFLQGFPELFRALHKMGKERERYFVRAMPAYFIALIWLVMAVFYPDATPGGEWFTDIMSARPGLSKPTIGFIMLAAMIFVIFVGFPISFTLIFLAFFFGIWASNFKLTTLLMTLNTNSTMLNDQLMAVPLFILMGIVMEAAGLMERLFASIQMIMARVRGSLYIAVLIVSTIFAAATGIVGASVTLLGIMAGATMSRSGYNVKLAAGTITAGGTLGILIPPSIMLIVMGPVLEVSTLDLFRGAFIPGALLATLYLVYTLGRCWLNPDLGPILSEEDQPKTSDFYGAEVALIALGVLTICRVFGLGLGGTFAGVIPFSGLLVLGAVLLVAYRAYRHLMVLRIALPLAILFHGYMVLANWTGGFPTVSVLLFAFMLLLGALSLPIYRSDADGRFEFSDIWDEFFAGLMPPTILISFALGSILLGFATPAEAAAMGAFGSILLSIGYRKFTFAGFFDNLIKALEITVLIMFLVAASNFFGAEFSNLGTPKMMTQMLLGLDMSPYLILLLVMALIFVLGWPLEWVPIVLIVLPILLPTVEALDIHGLDRYDLMVWFGILVAVNLQTAWLSPPVALSAYFLKGVVPDWDLKDIYLGMMQFMLIQLIGLSLIFIFPQIVLWLPNHVFGP; from the coding sequence ATGGCTGACGAGGTTATACCCGACGATTTAGAAATCGCGGATGAGTTGATCGCAGAGCGGCGGAAAGAAAAGCCAGGGGAAACTCCCGAAGATATGACGCCATGGCAACGCCCCATCACGGGATGGATTGATCTGATCAACGACTGGGCCGGAAAAATCTTGTGTCTGTTGATGGTTCCCTTAATCGGTGTTGTTGTCATCGAAGTGTTTTCTCGCAACGCCTTTGGCATTATGGCAAGCAATGGCTGGGACGACACCGCCCGCGCTCTAGGTCTTGGGCCAACCCAGTTTGCCTATGACATCAGCCGAATGATTTCGGGTGTTCTGTTCATGGGCGCTGCAGGGTATGGCCTAATGCGCGGCGTGCACATACGCGCAGATTTCTTGTATCGCAATTGGTCTAACAAAACGCAGGCAACTGTTGATGCCATGCTTTACATGGCGTTTTTCATACCCTCCATGCTCTTTTTCACCATCATCGCCGCCCAGTATTGGGAGGTTGCCTACAGAACTGGCGAGACCGCATTTGACAGCCCTTGGGAGCCACTCCTATGGCCCGCACGCCTTGCTATGCCAGTCGGTGGTTTGTTACTTTTTTTGCAAGGTTTCCCAGAACTTTTCCGGGCCCTGCATAAAATGGGCAAAGAGCGTGAACGCTATTTCGTCAGGGCAATGCCGGCGTATTTTATCGCCTTAATTTGGCTGGTCATGGCAGTGTTCTATCCAGATGCGACGCCAGGGGGTGAATGGTTTACGGATATAATGTCGGCACGCCCGGGTCTTTCCAAACCCACCATAGGGTTCATCATGTTGGCAGCGATGATCTTTGTGATCTTTGTTGGCTTTCCAATTTCGTTCACATTGATCTTCTTGGCCTTTTTCTTCGGCATCTGGGCATCGAACTTCAAACTGACAACACTTTTGATGACCTTGAATACAAACTCAACAATGCTGAACGACCAACTTATGGCGGTTCCTCTTTTCATCTTGATGGGTATTGTCATGGAGGCTGCTGGTCTAATGGAGCGATTATTTGCATCGATCCAGATGATAATGGCCCGCGTGCGCGGCTCACTTTATATCGCCGTATTGATCGTCTCGACAATCTTTGCGGCTGCGACCGGGATTGTGGGGGCATCGGTAACGCTATTGGGTATTATGGCCGGGGCGACCATGAGCCGCTCAGGGTATAATGTTAAACTCGCGGCAGGTACTATTACAGCAGGCGGCACCTTAGGTATTTTGATCCCACCCTCCATTATGTTGATTGTTATGGGTCCCGTTCTAGAGGTGTCCACACTGGATCTGTTCCGTGGGGCGTTCATCCCTGGCGCGCTGCTTGCGACATTGTACCTTGTCTACACTTTGGGACGGTGTTGGTTGAACCCAGACCTTGGACCAATCCTTTCCGAAGAAGATCAGCCGAAAACCTCTGATTTCTATGGTGCGGAAGTTGCCCTTATAGCTTTAGGGGTTCTGACCATTTGCCGTGTCTTTGGCCTTGGTCTTGGTGGGACCTTTGCCGGGGTTATTCCGTTTAGCGGCTTACTTGTTTTGGGCGCTGTTTTGTTAGTTGCATATCGCGCCTATCGCCATCTGATGGTGCTGCGCATTGCGCTTCCTTTGGCAATATTGTTCCATGGTTATATGGTCTTAGCGAATTGGACCGGGGGCTTCCCAACCGTATCAGTCCTACTGTTTGCCTTTATGCTCCTACTCGGGGCCTTATCCTTGCCTATTTATCGAAGCGATGCAGATGGCCGCTTTGAATTCTCGGATATTTGGGATGAGTTTTTTGCCGGTCTCATGCCGCCAACGATTTTGATCTCGTTTGCTCTGGGCTCGATCTTATTGGGCTTTGCAACGCCAGCAGAAGCCGCCGCAATGGGCGCCTTTGGATCTATTCTTTTATCCATCGGGTACCGTAAATTTACCTTTGCCGGTTTCTTTGACAACTTGATTAAAGCTTTGGAAATTACAGTTTTGATCATGTTCCTTGTGGCTGCTTCAAACTTCTTTGGGGCTGAGTTTTCAAACCTTGGAACGCCCAAGATGATGACACAGATGCTTTTGGGGCTGGATATGTCACCCTACCTTATTCTGTTGCTGGTAATGGCGCTGATCTTTGTGCTTGGCTGGCCGCTGGAATGGGTGCCGATCGTGTTGATCGTTTTGCCGATCCTTCTGCCCACAGTCGAGGCTTTGGATATTCACGGCTTGGATCGCTACGACCTTATGGTTTGGTTCGGCATTCTTGTTGCGGTGAACCTGCAAACGGCGTGGCTATCCCCCCCGGTGGCTTTGTCGGCCTACTTCCTCAAAGGCGTTGTGCCAGACTGGGATCTTAAAGATATCTACTTGGGTATGATGCAGTTTATGCTGATCCAACTTATTGGATTGTCATTAATCTTTATCTTCCCACAGATTGTACTTTGGCTGCCAAACCATGTCTTTGGTCCATAG
- a CDS encoding crotonase/enoyl-CoA hydratase family protein: protein MSKVLYEKDGRIARITLNRPEVMNAIDDDLPQLLSQAVSRADQDPEVHVMILSGAGKAFCAGYDLTYYAEGASQNKVVQDMPWDPMQDYQFMWANTQHWMSMFRALKPVICKVHGFAVAGGSDIALCADLIIMSDTAKIGYMPTRVWGCPTTAMWVYRLGPEKAKRMMFTGDKITGREAADMGLVLQSVPEAELDQTVEALAKRMATVPVNQLAMQKMVINQTMEATLNQTQRLATVFDGITRHSPEGMNFLARVDQVGWKQAVQERDEGSFDWTANQPIPPRT from the coding sequence ATGAGCAAGGTTCTTTATGAAAAAGATGGCCGGATTGCCCGGATTACTTTGAATCGGCCAGAGGTCATGAACGCCATTGATGATGATCTGCCGCAGCTATTGTCGCAGGCGGTAAGCCGCGCTGACCAAGACCCAGAAGTGCATGTAATGATCTTATCGGGGGCAGGTAAAGCTTTTTGTGCCGGCTATGATTTGACTTATTATGCCGAAGGGGCAAGCCAGAATAAAGTGGTTCAGGACATGCCTTGGGATCCAATGCAGGACTATCAGTTCATGTGGGCCAACACCCAGCACTGGATGTCAATGTTTCGCGCGCTGAAGCCGGTGATTTGTAAAGTCCATGGATTTGCCGTGGCGGGGGGATCGGACATCGCGCTCTGTGCAGATTTAATCATCATGTCCGATACTGCGAAGATTGGCTATATGCCGACCCGGGTTTGGGGCTGTCCGACCACTGCGATGTGGGTTTATCGGCTGGGTCCAGAAAAAGCCAAGCGGATGATGTTTACGGGCGATAAGATCACGGGGCGCGAGGCGGCCGATATGGGGTTGGTGCTGCAATCTGTCCCAGAGGCAGAGCTGGATCAAACCGTCGAAGCTTTGGCCAAAAGGATGGCAACGGTGCCGGTCAATCAACTGGCGATGCAAAAAATGGTGATCAACCAAACCATGGAAGCAACGCTAAACCAAACCCAACGTTTGGCCACGGTTTTTGATGGCATCACCCGACATTCCCCGGAAGGAATGAATTTTTTGGCCCGGGTCGATCAAGTCGGGTGGAAGCAAGCGGTCCAAGAGCGCGACGAGGGCAGCTTTGATTGGACCGCAAATCAACCTATTCCTCCGCGCACATAA
- a CDS encoding FAD-dependent oxidoreductase produces the protein MVAEILEPARKTPVALETDVVVVGSGPGGLAAALAAARCGAKVVLVERFGCFGGNITVVGVEGFAWYRHEQTVEANGIGREFEERAKAMGAAVPESQSLSYELDSEGFKLVADKLVGEAGVVPMLHRQFVAPIMEGTEVRGIIVESKSGREAILAKRVIDATGDADIAHRAGAPTIKTPIEETQAASVMFHLAGVDKEKFMQGVAADPQTYKDWSSGEWQVETDGKEDDMFSPFLGKPFEQAIRDGLIPADLNTIGGTWGAVHDSGEMTYMNLIHLAGCDGTDADSLTQFEIEGRRQAMLAIEALRHYTAGCEGVRLRNFGMSIGIRDSRKIDALYNMTEQDVRQQGRFDDSVGIYPEFIDGYGILILPTTGRYMQIPYRAMIPQDVENLLVAGRAIGGDRVAHAATRNMACCAVAGQGAGIAAALSVRSGCALRDINIGALQAELQRQGVRID, from the coding sequence ATGGTTGCTGAGATTTTAGAACCCGCCCGAAAAACGCCAGTGGCTCTGGAAACCGATGTTGTCGTCGTGGGGTCGGGTCCAGGTGGGTTGGCTGCGGCTTTGGCCGCGGCGCGCTGCGGTGCAAAAGTGGTCTTAGTTGAGCGTTTTGGCTGTTTCGGCGGTAATATTACGGTTGTGGGGGTAGAAGGCTTTGCTTGGTACCGGCACGAACAAACCGTTGAAGCCAACGGCATCGGCCGCGAATTTGAAGAGCGGGCCAAGGCCATGGGGGCCGCAGTGCCGGAAAGTCAGTCCCTAAGCTATGAGCTGGACAGTGAAGGATTTAAGCTGGTTGCAGATAAACTGGTTGGCGAAGCAGGCGTGGTGCCGATGCTGCACCGCCAGTTTGTTGCCCCGATTATGGAAGGCACTGAGGTGCGCGGTATTATTGTCGAATCCAAATCTGGCCGCGAGGCAATTCTGGCAAAACGGGTGATTGATGCCACCGGGGACGCTGACATTGCCCACCGCGCGGGTGCGCCAACCATCAAAACTCCTATCGAGGAAACTCAGGCCGCCAGTGTGATGTTCCACCTTGCAGGTGTAGACAAAGAGAAATTCATGCAGGGCGTTGCCGCCGACCCGCAGACCTACAAAGACTGGTCCAGCGGCGAATGGCAGGTTGAAACTGACGGTAAAGAAGATGATATGTTTTCGCCGTTTCTGGGCAAACCTTTTGAGCAGGCCATTCGCGACGGGTTGATCCCCGCTGATCTCAATACTATTGGCGGCACCTGGGGCGCGGTGCACGACAGCGGCGAGATGACCTATATGAACCTTATTCATTTGGCTGGATGCGACGGTACTGATGCCGACAGCCTGACCCAGTTTGAAATCGAAGGCCGGCGGCAGGCGATGCTGGCGATTGAAGCACTGCGCCACTATACAGCCGGATGCGAAGGCGTACGGCTGCGTAATTTCGGCATGAGTATCGGCATCCGTGACAGTCGCAAAATTGATGCGCTGTATAATATGACGGAACAAGACGTGCGCCAGCAAGGCCGGTTTGACGATAGCGTTGGAATTTACCCCGAGTTTATTGATGGTTACGGCATTTTGATTTTGCCCACCACAGGCCGGTATATGCAAATTCCCTATCGAGCGATGATCCCCCAGGATGTTGAAAATCTATTGGTTGCGGGCCGCGCGATCGGTGGGGATCGGGTGGCACACGCTGCGACCAGAAATATGGCCTGTTGCGCTGTTGCTGGCCAAGGCGCTGGCATTGCGGCGGCGCTGTCGGTGCGAAGTGGCTGCGCATTGCGCGATATTAATATTGGTGCGCTGCAGGCAGAGCTGCAGCGACAAGGGGTGCGGATTGATTAG
- a CDS encoding nuclear transport factor 2 family protein: MHPTIKTMLDVVAKGDEDAIKDLLAEDVKFKPPTYYKTWTGRDPVAAVLGHVGHVFSDFKYRRIMGEGVNWACEFQCKIGTLDAVGVDLITLDNTGLIACFEVVMRPYKSVGALREAMNQRVMRDARFLSYKDALS; the protein is encoded by the coding sequence ATGCACCCAACCATTAAAACCATGCTTGATGTTGTTGCCAAGGGCGACGAAGACGCAATCAAAGACTTGCTGGCCGAAGATGTGAAATTTAAGCCCCCGACCTATTACAAAACATGGACTGGGCGTGATCCTGTCGCAGCAGTTTTGGGCCATGTGGGACATGTATTTTCAGATTTCAAATATCGCCGGATTATGGGCGAAGGGGTCAATTGGGCCTGTGAATTTCAATGTAAAATTGGCACGCTTGATGCGGTCGGCGTGGATTTGATCACCTTGGACAATACTGGATTGATCGCGTGTTTTGAGGTGGTCATGCGGCCCTATAAGTCGGTTGGTGCCCTGCGGGAGGCAATGAATCAGCGCGTAATGCGCGACGCACGCTTTTTGAGCTACAAAGACGCACTATCCTAA